The Epinephelus lanceolatus isolate andai-2023 chromosome 8, ASM4190304v1, whole genome shotgun sequence genome includes a window with the following:
- the rarga gene encoding retinoic acid receptor gamma-A isoform X2, which translates to MFDCMEALGMGPRQLYDVTSRGACMLRKASPFFAGLDPFAWTGSASVQSVETQSTSSEEMVPSSPSPPPPPRVYKPCFVCQDKSSGYHYGVSSCEGCKGFFRRSIQKNMVYTCHRDKNCQINKVTRNRCQYCRLQKCFEVGMSKEAVRNDRNKKKKDVKEELVLPESYELSGELEELVNKVSKAHQETFPSLCQLGKYTTNSSSDHRVQLDLGLWDKFSELSTKCIIKIVEFAKRLPGFTTLTIADQITLLKSACLDILMLRICTRYTPEQDTMTFSDGLTLNRTQMHNAGFGPLTDLVFAFAGQLLPLEMDDTETGLLSAICLICGDRMDLEEPQKVDKLQEPLLEALKIYARRRRPNKPHMFPRMLMKITDLRGISTKGAERAITLKMEIPGPMPPLIREMLENPEAFDDQTEGNESPPPPPPPPPPPAQVKQEAEDEDDSWATENGSEPSPEEEDEDDDDDVGDEDRDRGSDSDGEPWGVLDAIDGSRKGLIGRAQ; encoded by the exons CGGTGGAGACCCAGAGCACCAGTTCAGAGGAGATGGTACCCAGTTCTCCGTCTCCACCTCCCCCACCTCGTGTCTACAAGCCCTGCTTTGTGTGCCAGGACAAGTCCTCAGGGTACCACTACGGGGTCAGCTCCTGTGAGGGCTGCAAG GGTTTCTTCCGCCGCAGTATCCAGAAGAACATGGTGTACACCTGCCACCGAGACAAGAACTGTCAGATTAACAAGGTCACACGCAACCGCTGCCAGTACTGCAGGCTGCAGAAGTGCTTTGAGGTCGGCATGTCCAAGGAAG CGGTGCGCAATGAcagaaacaagaagaagaaggatgTGAAGGAGGAGTTGGTGCTTCCAGAGAGCTATGAGCTGAGTGGAGAGCTCGAGGAGTTGGTCAATAAAGTCAGCAAAGCTCACCAAGAAACCTTCCCGTCACTTTGCCAATTGGGCAAATACACCACC aacTCCAGCTCAGACCACCGTGTCCAGCTGGATCTGGGTTTATGGGACAAGTTCAGTGAGCTCTCCACCAAATGCATCATCAAGATTGTGGAATTTGCCAAACGGCTGCCGGGTTTCACGACCCTCACCATCGCTGACCAGATCACTCTACTTAAGTCTGCCTGCCTGGACATACTG ATGCTGAGGATCTGCACACGCTACACCCCAGAACAGGACACTATGACCTTCTCAGATGGGCTGACTCTGAACCGGACTCAGATGCACAACGCCGGCTTCGGACCACTCACAGACCTGGTGTTTGCCTTTGCTGGCCAGCTTCTACCCCTGGAGATGGACGACACCGAGACTGGCCTCCTCAGCGCCATCTGCCTCATCTGTGGAG ACCGCATGGATCTAGAGGAGCCTCAGAAAGTTGATAAGCTGCAAGAGCCTCTACTTGAGGCTCTGAAGATTTACGCCCGCCGCCGGCGCCCCAACAAACCTCACATGTTCCCCCGCATGCTGATGAAAATCACCGACCTCAGGGGCATCAGCACTAAAG GTGCCGAGAGAGCCATCACTCTGAAGATGGAGATCCCGGGGCCGATGCCTCCTTTGATCAGGGAGATGCTCGAGAACCCAGAGGCCTTCGACGACCAAACAGAGGGCAACGAGAGCCCGCCGCCACCGCCGccgccacctccaccaccagccCAGGTCAAGCAGGAAGCCGAGGACGAGGACGACAGCTGGGCCACAGAAAACGGCAGCGAGCCGTCGccggaggaggaggacgaagacgacgacgacgacgtgGGGGACGAAGATCGAGACAGGGGCTCGGACAGTGACGGGGAACCCTGGGGGGTCCTGGATGCCATAGATGGGTCGAGGAAAGGCCTCATTGGGAGGGCGCAGTGA